From Gammaproteobacteria bacterium CG11_big_fil_rev_8_21_14_0_20_46_22, a single genomic window includes:
- a CDS encoding methionyl-tRNA formyltransferase, protein MSIKRVVFCGTPEFAALHLQAVLSAGFEVAAVFTQPDRPAGRGRKLAASPVKQLALRHGIEVYQPERLRGDREFHDELMALKPDLMIVVAYGLILPESFLFIPRYGSWNVHASLLPRWRGAAPIQRAILAGDTQSGVTIMQMDAGLDTGDMLLKKTCDIADHDTGGSLHDRLANLGSQALLEAIANLESLVPEAQDDNQSSYAKKLNKAEARLDWAQSAECLDRQVRAFNPWPVSEAYVKGERFRVLEAYVVPTDKQAVPGTVLSVDKTGVCVACGERALNLSCLQLPGKRAMPVSDLINGQQLPFSVGDVLDA, encoded by the coding sequence ATGTCCATAAAACGCGTCGTTTTTTGCGGAACGCCAGAATTTGCTGCTCTGCATTTACAGGCCGTGTTGTCGGCGGGTTTTGAGGTGGCGGCCGTGTTTACACAGCCAGACCGACCTGCAGGCCGTGGCCGTAAGCTTGCGGCTTCGCCTGTGAAACAATTGGCTTTGCGGCACGGTATCGAGGTATATCAGCCTGAGCGTTTGCGCGGTGACAGAGAATTCCATGACGAGCTTATGGCGTTAAAGCCCGATTTAATGATCGTGGTGGCGTATGGTTTAATCCTGCCAGAATCATTTTTGTTCATTCCGCGTTATGGTAGCTGGAATGTGCATGCGTCCTTGTTGCCACGTTGGCGTGGCGCAGCACCCATTCAGCGCGCTATTTTGGCGGGTGATACGCAAAGTGGTGTCACCATTATGCAGATGGATGCGGGTTTGGACACCGGCGATATGCTATTGAAGAAGACTTGTGACATTGCTGATCATGACACTGGTGGCAGCCTGCATGATCGGCTTGCGAATCTCGGTTCGCAAGCCTTGCTGGAAGCCATAGCTAATCTAGAGAGTTTGGTACCCGAGGCACAAGACGACAATCAATCTAGCTATGCTAAAAAGCTTAATAAAGCTGAGGCACGTTTAGATTGGGCTCAGTCTGCTGAATGTTTGGACCGGCAAGTTCGAGCTTTTAATCCCTGGCCGGTGAGTGAGGCATATGTTAAGGGTGAACGTTTTCGGGTGCTTGAAGCCTATGTGGTGCCAACGGATAAACAAGCCGTGCCCGGCACTGTGTTATCTGTCGATAAAACTGGCGTGTGTGTGGCTTGTGGCGAGCGCGCACTTAATTTAAGCTGCTTGCAATTGCCGGGTAAAAGGGCGATGCCAGTGAGTGATTTAATCAACGGTCAGCAACTGCCGTTTTCTGTGGGTGATGTCTTAGATGCGTGA
- a CDS encoding 16S rRNA (cytosine(967)-C(5))-methyltransferase (catalyzes the methylation of cytosine at position 967 (m5C967) of 16S rRNA; SAM-dependent methyltransferase), which yields MRDVRAVSIDVIQAVLDGAPLNDALDHHRDHPRLPEIQFITFGVFRFYDQLQALLALLLNKSLKAKDRDIEVVLLIALFQLQHSRVKPYAIVDESVKLCVSLKKVWAKGVVNASLRRFQREHEALLGELVQSEEAFYSHPQYLIDRIKSAYPSDWQAILDANNGQAPMSLRVNTQQASRDSYLASLKNAGIEADVCEHSTAGLRLRSAVNVSALPNFSEGAVSVQDEAAQLAVYILAPKSGEKILDACAAPGGKACHLWEYEPAVRLTALDVSESRLNKVRENCTRLKANMQTVCADLRQYSETGFDAVLLDAPCSALGVIRRHPDIKTLRSEEDIASAVALQAEVLDAAWRCLKSGGRLLYATCSILPEENSEQIAAFLARHADAREQPIDASWGHAMAHGRQILPGESAMDGFYYALLVMA from the coding sequence ATGCGTGATGTTCGAGCTGTGAGTATTGACGTTATTCAGGCCGTGCTTGATGGTGCGCCGCTCAATGATGCGCTAGATCACCATCGTGATCATCCGCGTCTGCCTGAAATTCAATTTATCACCTTTGGGGTGTTTCGTTTCTATGATCAGCTTCAGGCCCTTTTGGCATTGTTGTTAAATAAATCGTTAAAAGCCAAAGATCGTGATATTGAAGTTGTTTTACTGATCGCTTTATTTCAGTTGCAGCACAGTCGTGTGAAGCCCTATGCGATTGTCGATGAATCGGTCAAGTTGTGTGTGAGCTTGAAAAAAGTCTGGGCTAAAGGGGTGGTGAATGCGAGCTTGCGTCGCTTTCAGCGAGAACATGAGGCTTTGCTTGGCGAGCTTGTGCAAAGCGAAGAAGCTTTTTACTCACACCCGCAGTATTTAATTGACCGCATAAAAAGCGCATACCCCAGTGACTGGCAAGCGATTTTGGACGCCAATAATGGGCAAGCGCCCATGAGCTTGCGTGTGAATACGCAGCAAGCTTCTCGCGATTCGTATTTGGCGTCTTTGAAAAATGCGGGTATCGAGGCTGATGTCTGTGAGCACAGTACGGCAGGCTTGCGGTTACGCTCCGCGGTGAATGTGAGTGCCTTGCCAAATTTCTCAGAAGGTGCGGTGTCTGTGCAAGATGAAGCAGCCCAGCTTGCCGTTTATATACTTGCGCCGAAATCTGGCGAGAAAATTTTAGATGCTTGTGCGGCCCCTGGCGGTAAAGCTTGTCATTTATGGGAGTATGAGCCCGCTGTTCGGCTCACGGCGCTGGATGTTAGTGAGTCGCGCTTAAATAAGGTGCGGGAAAATTGCACGAGGCTTAAAGCGAATATGCAAACGGTGTGCGCCGATCTTCGTCAGTATTCTGAAACGGGTTTTGATGCAGTATTGCTCGATGCGCCGTGCTCCGCGCTGGGCGTGATTCGCCGCCACCCGGACATTAAAACCTTGCGCAGCGAAGAGGATATTGCCTCAGCAGTGGCTTTGCAGGCCGAAGTTTTGGATGCAGCTTGGCGTTGTTTAAAATCCGGTGGGCGCTTGCTGTATGCGACCTGTTCTATTTTGCCCGAAGAAAACAGCGAGCAGATTGCGGCTTTCTTGGCGCGCCATGCCGATGCTCGCGAGCAGCCCATTGACGCGAGCTGGGGGCATGCGATGGCTCACGGTCGCCAGATTTTACCGGGCGAGTCGGCGATGGATGGTTTTTACTATGCTTTGCTGGTGATGGCATAG